A genomic window from Fusarium falciforme chromosome 2, complete sequence includes:
- a CDS encoding Mannosyltransferase, with protein sequence MAPNTAPQRRQFVHPSASHAKKKAPSAYSMQPISAFYWFLAAALVSAWFAPIQDCDETFNYWEPTHYLSHGYGLQTWEYSPDYAIRSWLYIALHAIVGNVRRLLPHSTKIGEFFFIRFGLAFVCALCQTVLFLVTSTTLNSRIGLFYLIATVMSPGNFHASTAFLPSSFAMYLVTLGAAAFMNWRGGLKTSQGMFWFAAAGILGWPFASALCAPFMLEELVLVLFGTKTAWWEAFVRVGRGVVSAILLLASDFIVNLFFYKQKVVVTWNIVKYNIFSSSSGPELYGTEPWSFYFKNLALNFNIWFILALAALPLFILQKIISPSAQGFQSGLRTIVFLAPFYMWLGIFSSQPHKEERFMYPAYPFLALNSAISLHMILTALGNSDPKTLIGKIPARLKLFFVTIAMILSVDVALFRVYGIWSAYSAPMSIYSPLWEGAEGAAPLGREEDTVCLGKEWYRFPSSYFLPRDIHAKFVRSEFRGLLPGEFSEAETGFGFWSGTWLPTTGMNDQNEEDVGKYTELRACSFLVDTQYPERRDPLPPNEPDYIADQENWEIVKCEPFLDAANTHLLARTLWIPDLKAIPDHLKRKWGRHCLLQRKKKPSTEKAPEQPADN encoded by the exons ATGGCTCCAAACACGGCGCCGCAGAGGCGGCAGTTTGTGCACCCGTCGGCGAGCCATGCAAAGAAGAA GGCTCCCAGCGCCTACTCGATGCAGCCCATCTCTGCCTTTTACTGgttcctcgccgccgccctcgTTTCCGCCTGGTTTGCGCCGATTCAAGACTGCGATGAAACTTTTAACTACTGGGAGCCGACTCATTATCTTTCCCATGGCTATGGTCTTCAGACGTGGGAGTACTCGCCCGACTATGCGATCCGGAGTTGGTTGTATATCGCCCTACACGCCATTGTGGGCAATGTGCGCCGACTACTCCCACACTCGACAAAG ATTGGCGAGTTCTTCTTTATTCGCTTTGGATTGGCCTTTGTGTGCGCCCTCTGTCAGACCGTCCTCTTCCTGGTCACCAGCACAACGCTCAACAGCCGGATCGGTCTCTTCTACCTCATTGCCACTGTCATGAGCCCTGGGAACTTCCACGCGAGCACCGCTTTCCTCCCATCCAGCTTCGCCATGTACCTGGTGACTTTGGGAGCTGCAGCTTTCATGAACTGGCGGGGTGGCCTCAAGACCTCCCAGGGCATGTTCTGGTTTGCCGCAGCTGGAATCCTGGGGTGGCCATTTGCCTCAGCTCTCTGTGCGCCTTTTatgcttgaggagcttgtctTGGTCCTTTTCGGTACCAAGACTGCCTGGTGGGAAGCTTTTGTCCGGGTTGGTCGTGGTGTTGTTTCTGCGATTCTGCTTCTG GCGAGCGATTTCATCGTGAACCTCTTCTTCTATAAGCAAAAGGTTGTCGTGACTTGGAATATTGTCAAGTACAATATTTTCTCATCCAGTAGCGGCCCTGAGCTGTATGGAACCGAGCCCTGGAGCTTTTACTTCAAGAACCTGGCCTTGAACTTCAACATCTGGTTCATTCTCGCTCTTGCGGCATTGCCTCTGTTCATTCTTCAGAAAATTATTTCCCCTTCCGCCCAGGGATTCCAGTCTGGTCTGCGAACTATTGTGTTCCTCGCCCCCTTCTACATGTGGCTCGGCATCTTCAGCTCGCAGCCGCACAAGGAGGAGAGATTCATGTACCCGGCATATCCTTTCCTCGCGCTTAACTCTGCCATCTCTTTGCACATGATCCTCACCGCCCTGGGTAACTCTGACCCCAAGACACTGATTGGAAAGATCCCGGCGCGCCTGAAGCTCTTCTTCGTCACCATTGCCATGATCCTGTCAGTTGATGTCGCCCTCTTCCGAGTGTACGGTATTTGGTCAGCGTACTCTGCACCCATGAGCATCTACTCTCCTCTTTGGGAGGGCGCTGAGGGAGCAGCGCCCCTGGGCCGCGAAGAGGACACTGTTTGCCTCGGCAAGGAGTGGTACCGCTTCCCTTCATCCTATTTCCTCCCTAGGGATATCCACGCCAAGTTTGTTCGCTCTGAATTCCGTGGTCTCCTCCCTGGCGAGTTCTCTGAGGCTGAGACTGGCTTCGGCTTCTGGAGCGGCACTTGGCTGCCCACAACTGGCATGAACGACCAGAACGAGGAGGATGTGGGCAAGTACACGGAGCTTCGTGCGTGCTCGTTCCTCGTCGACACGCAGTATCCTGAGCGGAGGGACCCCCTGCCGCCAAATGAGCCCGACTACATCGCAGACCAGGAGAACTGGGAGATTGTCAAGTGCGAGCCATTCCTCGATGCCGCGAATACGCATTTGCTGGCGAGGACTCTATGGATCCCTGATCTCAAGGCCATTCCGGATCACTTGAAGAGAAAATGGGGTCGACACTGCTTGTTGCaacggaagaagaagccttcTACAGAAAAAGCACCTGAGCAACCCGCAGACAACTAA
- a CDS encoding H/ACA ribonucleoprotein complex non-core subunit NAF1, whose translation MSGFQIPGLGQAKPNETLPPLPADVLVAAASVQGTEITNPEATNQTSAPAAKQPKSSEAQSTPAAAEPESMVIDQPESPPSLTGALEAALGGLDNTPTQPAPAAATENVPLQNDQGENPEWEVDSSPYESSSESSSSDSSDDDSDNEGYELLGVEETARLLMQAEGGSDDEGERGGKGSSSAQVRTKNEVAEEVIPKPEVTITPEMKIEELGAIEHIVESIMLVKAITPGEYQVLDTGSVLCTAERVVIGAVSETIGKVLQPMYTVRFSSEDEIKELGLEVGTKVFYPVDHASYVFTEPLKNMKGSDASNLHDEEVGDDEMEFSDDEKEAEYKRALKQKKKDKWKKNDAKAGREPHPLRQETRPDGGLNYDDDDDGPYKPLARPPGYGSGPPTTETYEPPPGRSFQRGRRGDFRGGRGGRGRGSGRGGRGGFNQPRDGYSLPPQGQQQQHQQPAPPAQWGNNQPPSQGTAAPAVPNFGFQFPGWPQPPAPANTGAAGAAVPPPPPGWPNAQGQQGANGGAFVNPAFFAALMSTMQAQQNGQSPWGQQQPPNNGNGGQGQ comes from the coding sequence ATGTCAGGCTTTCAGATTCCAGGCCTTGGCCAGGCCAAGCCAAATGAGACACTACCCCCTCTTCCTGCCGATGTCCTTGTTGCTGCCGCAAGTGTACAAGGCACCGAGATCACGAACCCCGAGGCAACCAACCAAACATCAGCACCCGCCGCCAAGCAACCAAAGTCCTCCGAGGCTCAATCTACGCCAGCAGCTGCAGAGCCCGAGTCCATGGTAATTGATCAGCCCGAAAGCCCTCCTTCCCTTACCGGTGCCCTCGAAGCTGCCCTTGGTGGTCTCGACAACACGCCCACGCAACCAGCTCCTGCGGCAGCTACCGAGAACGTCCCACTCCAGAACGACCAAGGCGAGAACCCCGAGTGGGAGGTCGATTCTTCCCCCTACGAATCATCTTCAGAGTCTAGCAGCTCCGATTCCTCCGATGACGACTCCGATAATGAAGGATATGAACTCTTGGGTGTGGAGGAAACTGCCCGCTTGCTGATGCAGGCCGAGGGAGGTTCCGACGATGAGGGcgaaagaggaggaaagggTTCCAGCTCTGCGCAGGTCCGTACAAAGAACGAGGTAGCGGAGGAGGTCATTCCCAAGCCCGAGGTCACCATCACCCCGGAGATGAAGATCGAGGAGCTGGGAGCGATCGAGCACATCGTGGAGAGCATCATGCTCGTCAAGGCCATAACACCTGGAGAATACCAGGTACTAGATACAGGCTCAGTCCTCTGCACTGCTGAGCGGGTCGTCATTGGCGCTGTCTCAGAGACGATAGGAAAGGTTCTCCAGCCCATGTACACCGTTCGATTCTCATCAGAagacgagatcaaggagctgGGCCTCGAAGTCGGCACCAAGGTCTTCTACCCCGTCGACCATGCCTCATATGTCTTCACCGAGCCCCTCAAGAACATGAAGGGTTCCGATGCCAGTAACCTCCACGATGAGGaggtcggtgacgacgagATGGAGTTCTCCGATgacgagaaggaggccgagtaTAAGCGAGCActcaagcagaagaagaaggacaagtgGAAGAAGAACGACGCAAAGGCCGGCAGGGAGCCTCACCCGCTGCGACAGGAGACGCGACCGGATGGCGGTCTCAactacgacgacgatgacgacggtCCCTATAAGCCCCTCGCTCGACCGCCAGGTTACGGTAGCGGGCCTCCCACTACCGAGACATACGAGCCACCACCTGGCAGAAGCTTCCAGCGGGGCCGACGAGGTGATTTCAGGGGTGGTAGGGGAGGGCGAGGTCGTGGTTCCGGCCGTGGCGGACGAGGCGGTTTCAACCAGCCCCGAGATGGCTACTCACTGCCCCCTCaaggacagcagcagcaacaccagCAACCTGCTCCTCCAGCCCAATGGGGCAACAATCAACCTCCATCCCAAGGCACTGCCGCGCCGGCTGTGCCCAACTTTGGCTTCCAGTTCCCCGGCTGGCCTCAGCCGCCTGCCCCAGCGAACACCGGCGCTGCTGGTGCGGCTGTTCCTCCGCCGCCTCCTGGATGGCCGAACGCTCAGGGTCAGCAAGGAGCCAACGGCGGAGCCTTTGTCAACCCTGCTTTCTTTGCTGCCTTGATGTCTACTATGCAGGCCCAGCAAAATGGTCAGTCGCCATGGGGACAACAGCAGCCCCCGAACAACGGGAATGGAGGTCAAGGTCAGTAA